One part of the Dyadobacter sp. 676 genome encodes these proteins:
- a CDS encoding outer membrane beta-barrel protein, which yields MRWDKAGPNSGGRYTNPFGVLSVTAGVGVAYYMGDLNDGVNVKHLGLGPSISLGVAYRLTEHVSARGELRFYQVSADQKYSKNYQNNLSFKTFNPDINLGLQADLFAYNKHAPVNPYLFGGVGATYLNPKAKLDGVWYSLPPLTTEGVKYKRMPLVFTAGIGVSIKAGERLSLGLELCNNFLNSDYLDDVSTVYPHPDQLPSDIARLLSDRSYEIGEPLRQPGWNRGSAKSKDSYLFFQVRAAYSIGNRAQNIERRKTRCPKF from the coding sequence TTGCGCTGGGACAAGGCCGGTCCAAATTCGGGGGGGCGTTATACCAATCCTTTCGGCGTGTTGAGCGTGACGGCAGGCGTGGGAGTGGCCTATTACATGGGCGACCTGAACGACGGTGTAAATGTAAAACACCTCGGGCTCGGACCTTCCATTTCGCTCGGCGTCGCATACCGGCTCACCGAGCATGTGAGCGCGCGCGGGGAACTGCGTTTCTACCAGGTTTCGGCGGATCAGAAGTATTCCAAAAACTATCAGAACAACCTTTCATTCAAGACATTCAACCCGGATATTAACCTTGGTTTACAGGCTGATCTGTTTGCCTATAACAAGCATGCGCCCGTTAACCCGTACCTTTTCGGAGGCGTGGGTGCGACGTATTTGAATCCCAAAGCGAAGCTCGATGGTGTGTGGTACAGCCTGCCGCCGCTTACTACCGAAGGGGTAAAGTACAAACGGATGCCACTGGTGTTCACGGCCGGAATCGGCGTTTCGATCAAGGCGGGGGAAAGGCTGAGCCTGGGCCTTGAACTTTGTAACAACTTCCTCAATTCCGATTACCTCGACGACGTGAGCACGGTGTACCCCCATCCCGACCAGCTACCGAGCGATATCGCGCGCCTGTTATCCGATCGTTCGTATGAGATCGGGGAGCCGTTGCGCCAGCCGGGCTGGAACCGGGGAAGTGCCAAAAGCAAGGACAGCTACCTGTTTTTTCAGGTTCGGGCGGCCTATTCGATCGGCAACCGGGCCCAGAACATCGAGCGGAGAAAGACACGCTGCCCCAAATTTTAA
- a CDS encoding head GIN domain-containing protein yields MKRTQLLLIAALLITALSCRVSAQETRKFSVSGFNKLAMGSAFKIDVKQGGSFSVTATGRSEDLDDMESSVKGGTLHLGYKSNGWNKNRKTVEISITMPELEGVDFSGASKANVARFSGVKSMDIEVSGASQVTMSVAAPKVTVDLSGASSLTLTGEGDVLTGDVSGASSLKGRDFSAKTVNIDASGASSAAVLASNTVNAEASGASSIRYSGSARDIHSSTSGASSVKRE; encoded by the coding sequence ATGAAAAGAACGCAACTACTTCTCATTGCAGCCCTTTTGATTACCGCATTGTCGTGCCGTGTATCCGCGCAGGAGACGCGTAAATTCTCAGTCTCGGGCTTTAACAAGCTTGCCATGGGCAGCGCATTTAAAATAGATGTGAAGCAGGGAGGCAGTTTCAGCGTGACAGCCACCGGTCGCTCCGAGGACCTCGATGATATGGAATCGTCCGTGAAAGGCGGTACCCTGCATTTGGGTTACAAAAGCAATGGCTGGAACAAGAACCGGAAGACCGTCGAGATCAGTATTACCATGCCGGAGCTCGAAGGTGTCGACTTCTCCGGTGCTTCCAAAGCCAATGTCGCCCGTTTCAGTGGCGTGAAAAGTATGGACATCGAAGTTTCGGGCGCATCGCAGGTGACCATGAGCGTCGCAGCGCCGAAAGTGACCGTTGATCTTTCGGGCGCGTCGTCGCTGACGCTTACCGGTGAGGGCGACGTTCTTACCGGGGACGTTTCGGGCGCATCGTCTCTCAAAGGCCGCGACTTCTCGGCCAAAACCGTCAATATCGACGCCTCAGGGGCCAGCAGCGCGGCGGTACTCGCCAGCAACACCGTCAATGCCGAGGCCAGCGGTGCCAGCAGCATCCGCTATTCAGGTAGCGCCAGGGATATCCATTCGAGCACTTCCGGCGCGAGTTCGGTTAAGAGAGAATAA
- a CDS encoding DUF2807 domain-containing protein: protein MEERGGEEHIVTKILLLPFRAIGLVVAALGRLLKGLGPIVRVLIGAFLIGTAALGLLGLVIAGGVALGLTSAGVFDDLPLPVLIYQELPEILIFSGILVAAIPLVTFLLLGLTLVSNKRIVGGSVWLTLLGLWIVGVIGATVGGVSYQRNFAKRGEVTETSYYAVPRGTLTLDYNYIYDEENIDVDVRLAGISAGDSIKLEKTLQARGRSREDAEKNAKNIHYNPQLRDSVFVFTEGPVLSGRTRFRDQHIDLTLHIPYDKPFAMKRDFYHQLNNWESNQQNIKRYDLSNADDITWNKLIWVMRRDSGLVCTNIPLKYIRSESGDDNNDGYSFEYNDNSDLELGERGSYSKQFPVSDFRKVDIGGAYSIIIRQGAEYNVTADSDNQENIDDIKVVVEDGVLRVKRARDINLFDHQEWQRVGIVITMPTIENLSLSGANKTLVTEFKDLQKLNVEVSGASKSELNVFTDQLTVNISGASKATLRGSARSAKLDAHGACKLTATEMTIENADVNASGASKVELSHVPNLTRHASGASKINMQ from the coding sequence TTGGAAGAAAGAGGGGGAGAAGAGCATATCGTTACCAAAATATTGTTATTGCCTTTTCGCGCCATCGGGCTGGTAGTGGCTGCGTTGGGGAGATTGTTGAAAGGGCTGGGGCCTATTGTGCGGGTGTTGATCGGCGCGTTTCTGATCGGGACGGCAGCGCTCGGGTTACTGGGTCTGGTGATCGCCGGCGGGGTTGCGCTTGGCCTTACCAGCGCCGGAGTGTTCGACGACCTGCCGCTTCCTGTCCTGATTTACCAGGAGCTGCCCGAAATACTGATATTCTCAGGAATCCTGGTAGCCGCCATCCCGCTGGTAACCTTTCTCTTGCTGGGTTTGACACTGGTTTCCAATAAAAGGATCGTAGGCGGGAGCGTTTGGCTCACGTTGCTGGGACTCTGGATCGTGGGCGTCATCGGTGCCACCGTCGGCGGGGTTTCCTACCAGAGAAATTTTGCAAAAAGGGGCGAGGTAACCGAAACGAGCTATTACGCTGTTCCCCGCGGGACGCTGACTTTGGATTACAACTATATCTATGACGAAGAAAATATCGACGTGGACGTAAGACTGGCGGGGATCAGCGCCGGGGACAGTATCAAGCTTGAAAAAACATTGCAGGCAAGAGGCCGTTCCAGGGAAGATGCGGAAAAGAATGCGAAGAATATCCATTATAACCCGCAGCTCCGCGATTCCGTTTTCGTGTTCACCGAAGGTCCGGTGCTTTCGGGCCGCACGCGGTTCCGCGACCAGCATATCGATCTGACGTTGCATATTCCTTACGATAAGCCTTTTGCTATGAAAAGGGACTTCTACCACCAGTTGAACAACTGGGAAAGCAACCAGCAAAACATCAAAAGATATGACCTGAGCAATGCCGACGATATTACCTGGAACAAGCTGATATGGGTAATGCGCCGTGATTCGGGACTGGTTTGTACGAACATCCCGTTGAAATATATCCGCAGCGAAAGCGGCGACGATAACAACGACGGGTACTCTTTCGAATATAACGACAACAGCGATCTCGAACTCGGCGAGCGCGGCAGTTACAGCAAGCAATTCCCGGTTTCGGATTTCAGGAAAGTGGACATCGGCGGCGCGTACTCGATTATCATCCGCCAGGGCGCCGAATACAACGTAACGGCCGATTCGGACAATCAGGAAAATATAGACGATATTAAGGTAGTGGTGGAAGACGGCGTGCTGAGGGTGAAACGGGCCCGAGACATCAACCTCTTCGACCACCAGGAATGGCAGCGTGTAGGTATCGTGATCACCATGCCGACGATCGAGAACCTTTCGCTTTCGGGAGCCAATAAAACGCTGGTAACAGAGTTCAAGGATTTGCAAAAACTGAACGTCGAGGTTTCGGGTGCTTCCAAATCGGAACTGAATGTGTTCACGGATCAGTTGACCGTCAATATTTCCGGTGCTTCGAAGGCTACACTGAGAGGTTCGGCCAGGTCGGCCAAGCTGGATGCCCACGGGGCCTGCAAGCTGACGGCCACCGAAATGACCATCGAGAATGCAGATGTGAATGCCTCCGGCGCCTCGAAAGTGGAACTGAGCCACGTACCTAACCTGACCCGGCACGCCAGCGGAGCGAGCAAGATCAACATGCAGTAA
- a CDS encoding PspC domain-containing protein: MKKTISINIGGIIFHIEEDGYEKLKGYLASIQKYFSSFADSKEILSDIEGRIAERFLNKQKIENKQVISLSDVDELIAAMGTVADFEAIEQAEDILADPLETASAQTATPRPEAYAATPNAPKTEPARPGAPRKLYRDLRRKLLGGVAAGLAHYFAIDAIWVRLAFLFAVIGLPAGSGMLDMNAEEVFGPISGFTVLVYIAMWVAFPGSTTLEEDAHIKKFYRDPDRKVVGGVAAGVASYFGVDLGVVRFLWVLSILLFGTGFLIYIVLWVIAPNANTLTEKMEMQGGAYYPLQY; encoded by the coding sequence ATGAAAAAGACAATCAGCATAAATATAGGCGGCATTATCTTCCATATCGAGGAAGATGGCTACGAGAAACTGAAAGGTTACCTTGCCTCTATCCAGAAATACTTTTCTTCGTTCGCGGATAGCAAAGAGATCCTTTCGGACATTGAGGGCAGGATTGCGGAGCGGTTTTTGAACAAACAAAAAATAGAGAATAAGCAGGTAATTTCACTTTCCGACGTCGACGAGCTGATCGCCGCAATGGGTACCGTGGCCGACTTCGAAGCGATCGAACAAGCCGAGGATATTCTGGCCGATCCGCTGGAAACTGCGTCCGCGCAAACCGCCACACCCAGGCCGGAAGCCTACGCAGCAACGCCGAATGCCCCTAAAACGGAACCTGCAAGGCCCGGCGCACCCCGAAAACTTTACAGAGACCTGCGCAGAAAGCTCCTGGGCGGCGTAGCGGCTGGTCTTGCGCATTATTTTGCGATCGACGCCATTTGGGTAAGGCTTGCCTTTCTCTTCGCGGTGATCGGGCTGCCGGCCGGCTCGGGTATGCTGGATATGAACGCCGAAGAGGTGTTCGGACCTATTTCGGGATTTACCGTGCTGGTTTACATTGCCATGTGGGTAGCATTCCCCGGATCGACGACGCTTGAAGAAGACGCGCATATCAAGAAATTCTACCGCGATCCCGACCGTAAGGTAGTAGGTGGTGTGGCTGCCGGAGTGGCGTCTTATTTCGGGGTCGACCTGGGTGTGGTACGTTTTCTGTGGGTATTATCGATCCTGCTATTCGGAACGGGCTTTCTGATTTACATCGTGTTGTGGGTAATTGCCCCGAATGCGAATACACTTACCGAAAAAATGGAAATGCAGGGGGGAGCCTATTACCCTCTCCAATATTGA
- a CDS encoding PadR family transcriptional regulator, whose product MNIENAQVQMRKGILEFCILHIISRGEVYASDMLDELTSAHIMVVEGTLYPLLTRLKNSGWLDYKWVESSSGPPRKYYVLTDEGKVFLDAMQATWFELADSVQTVIKRTEELSKTASSNLPDPN is encoded by the coding sequence ATGAATATTGAAAATGCCCAAGTGCAGATGCGGAAGGGAATTTTGGAATTCTGCATCCTGCACATCATATCCCGGGGCGAAGTGTATGCTTCGGATATGTTGGATGAACTCACGTCCGCTCACATCATGGTGGTGGAAGGCACATTATACCCTCTTCTTACCAGGTTAAAGAACTCAGGCTGGCTGGATTATAAATGGGTGGAGTCGTCTTCGGGCCCTCCCAGGAAATACTATGTTTTGACGGATGAGGGGAAGGTCTTTCTGGACGCGATGCAGGCTACATGGTTCGAGCTCGCCGATTCGGTGCAAACCGTGATTAAACGCACAGAAGAGTTGAGCAAAACGGCTTCAAGCAACCTTCCTGACCCTAACTGA
- a CDS encoding dihydrofolate reductase has product MKLQLYIIAAMAENHVIGLNNHLPWHLPDEWAHFRKVTAGKAFIMGRKSFEAPDALHSEYRNVIITSRPPAQGKPHVEYAKDISEAIALLSDETDVFILGGESIFRQMLPLADRLYLTIVHAQVAGDAYFPAFDPNDWELRSSEFHGTDNDHLYSFSMNLYIRKQRE; this is encoded by the coding sequence ATGAAACTGCAATTATATATCATCGCGGCGATGGCCGAAAATCATGTGATCGGACTGAACAATCACTTACCGTGGCATTTGCCCGATGAATGGGCGCATTTCCGCAAAGTCACTGCGGGGAAGGCATTCATTATGGGCAGAAAGAGTTTCGAGGCGCCCGACGCGCTGCATTCGGAATACCGGAATGTGATCATTACCTCCCGCCCGCCCGCGCAGGGGAAGCCGCATGTGGAATATGCCAAAGATATTTCCGAAGCTATTGCGTTACTTTCCGATGAAACCGACGTATTCATATTGGGCGGTGAGAGTATTTTCAGGCAAATGCTCCCGCTGGCCGATAGACTGTATCTGACCATTGTACACGCACAAGTAGCAGGCGACGCTTATTTTCCCGCATTCGACCCGAACGATTGGGAATTGCGGAGTTCAGAATTTCATGGTACTGATAACGATCATCTGTATTCGTTTTCCATGAACCTGTACATCCGCAAGCAACGGGAATAG
- a CDS encoding C25 family cysteine peptidase, with translation MTRIFTLTLLLLCCFESNAQERYGNEWIDYGQTYLRIPVAESGVYKITAAELAREGIPVDSIWAPGIRLFEHGMEVPIEVTGGPSGTLGRDGHILFSGKKNDGYADTALYTRPDAMPHHYYNLYSDTTAYFLTWQNNKHGLRTTFPASGTIIDSSAFHWEEPTQLFTSHYLPGGFFPSESGYETGSLLTAYDEGEGWTGPETAEHTPFEIALKTDRLFREKRSDIECKILVAGWTPGVHSFAVWLGSAQSLKRKLADSSINGRETRAISFKIHLEDFDETGLLTLTLLPVGGHVSVSYARIRYPQAGPRAAPEPMHIARPRIVKFSRIDPGTEYLVITHPLMRVPVGRVDAVAEYAHYRASGDGGGYKTAIVYSHELYDQFNAGQPGPQGIRNVIRWLHGEGNLKFVLLAGRSTDPQKARKMKDSWQTDMVPNAGWPGSDIALATKKGDFNPLVPIGRINALSSQQLLDYLRKVQAMEAEPARAAWRKQILHLSGGRSKDELNVFKSYAQSFERKLANSPLAVNVATISKLTDNAVEPVQIDKQVNEGLALVTIFGHSSTDVTDIDIGRATDPARNYRNHPRYPAVIVNGCAAGSIFYSTQTLSGDWIFAPESGAILFLAHTFNGPSTALKRYTEIFYEVLADSAFTSKPFGMIRQEAIRRNLARNPGILDSITVQQMTLHGDPAIRIFPSLLPDTATYSSKEDLSPIMQVFIDERELVNGDMVSSNPAVRIRIFDGQLPVVENDTAMLAVWFKKQCEGCTDVRIPLRNARGMNVNGKFYEIIFQTTLSPGTYLLTVQCRDYTGHSAAPYQIRFQVPARNGQLSVSVSPNPSGQWFRFIIQNDGPGGAGLDLVVTNTAGTTVFRKLLHCHTGRNEWFWHPGTLPAGLYHYTIGTVEGAGNPAFPFSCARGHLQYSP, from the coding sequence ATGACAAGGATTTTTACACTCACCCTACTCCTCCTTTGCTGCTTTGAAAGCAACGCACAGGAACGCTACGGCAACGAATGGATCGATTACGGGCAGACTTACCTGCGCATCCCGGTGGCGGAATCGGGCGTTTACAAAATTACCGCCGCCGAACTCGCCCGCGAAGGCATCCCCGTTGATTCGATATGGGCACCGGGCATTCGGTTGTTTGAACATGGCATGGAGGTACCCATCGAAGTCACGGGCGGACCATCGGGCACGTTAGGCCGCGATGGGCACATTTTATTTTCAGGTAAAAAGAATGACGGCTATGCGGATACGGCGCTTTATACCAGACCCGACGCCATGCCACATCATTACTATAACCTTTACTCCGACACCACCGCCTACTTCCTCACCTGGCAAAACAACAAACATGGACTAAGAACGACGTTCCCTGCTTCCGGCACCATTATCGACAGCTCGGCATTCCATTGGGAAGAGCCCACGCAGCTTTTTACCTCCCATTACCTTCCGGGCGGGTTCTTCCCCTCGGAAAGCGGCTATGAAACCGGCTCGCTACTCACCGCCTATGATGAGGGCGAGGGCTGGACGGGTCCTGAAACGGCCGAACATACGCCTTTTGAAATTGCCCTTAAAACCGATAGGCTCTTCCGCGAAAAGCGATCGGATATCGAGTGTAAAATACTCGTCGCAGGCTGGACGCCGGGCGTGCATTCATTTGCGGTATGGCTTGGCAGTGCGCAAAGCTTGAAGCGAAAATTAGCGGATTCGAGCATTAACGGCCGGGAAACCAGGGCAATTTCATTTAAAATACACCTGGAAGATTTCGATGAAACCGGACTGCTGACATTAACGCTCCTGCCCGTAGGCGGGCACGTGTCGGTCTCGTATGCACGCATTCGCTATCCGCAGGCAGGACCGCGCGCTGCGCCCGAACCTATGCATATCGCGCGTCCGCGCATTGTGAAATTTTCACGGATCGATCCCGGGACCGAATACCTCGTCATTACGCACCCGCTCATGCGCGTACCCGTGGGCCGGGTCGACGCGGTCGCGGAGTATGCACATTATCGTGCTTCCGGCGATGGCGGCGGGTATAAAACGGCGATCGTTTACAGCCATGAACTTTATGACCAGTTCAATGCCGGCCAACCCGGTCCGCAGGGCATCCGGAATGTGATCCGGTGGCTGCACGGCGAAGGCAATTTGAAATTCGTATTGCTGGCCGGCAGGTCGACCGATCCTCAGAAAGCGCGTAAAATGAAAGATTCATGGCAAACAGATATGGTACCGAATGCAGGCTGGCCGGGTTCGGACATCGCATTGGCTACTAAAAAAGGCGATTTCAATCCGCTCGTTCCGATTGGCCGCATTAATGCATTGAGCTCCCAACAACTGCTCGACTACCTGCGCAAAGTACAGGCCATGGAGGCGGAACCTGCAAGAGCGGCCTGGCGGAAACAAATATTGCATTTAAGCGGAGGAAGGTCGAAGGATGAATTGAATGTGTTCAAATCCTACGCCCAGTCATTCGAAAGGAAACTTGCCAATTCGCCGCTTGCGGTTAATGTCGCCACAATTTCAAAGCTGACGGATAACGCGGTCGAGCCGGTCCAAATCGATAAACAGGTTAATGAAGGCCTGGCCCTTGTCACCATATTCGGCCATTCCTCCACGGATGTGACCGACATCGATATCGGCCGTGCAACCGATCCCGCGCGGAATTACCGTAACCATCCGCGTTATCCGGCGGTAATCGTGAATGGCTGTGCGGCGGGCAGTATTTTTTATTCAACCCAAACATTAAGCGGCGACTGGATTTTCGCGCCTGAGAGCGGAGCCATACTCTTTTTGGCACACACTTTCAATGGCCCGTCGACCGCCTTGAAACGCTACACCGAAATCTTCTACGAAGTCCTGGCCGATTCCGCATTCACAAGCAAGCCATTCGGCATGATCCGGCAGGAAGCGATCCGGCGGAACCTGGCACGTAATCCCGGCATTTTGGACAGCATAACTGTACAGCAAATGACACTCCACGGCGACCCGGCCATTCGCATTTTCCCGTCCCTGCTCCCGGATACCGCCACTTATTCAAGCAAAGAAGACCTTTCCCCGATCATGCAGGTGTTTATCGACGAAAGGGAGCTCGTAAACGGCGACATGGTTTCCTCAAACCCGGCGGTCCGTATCCGCATTTTCGACGGTCAGCTTCCGGTCGTCGAAAACGATACCGCAATGCTGGCTGTCTGGTTCAAAAAGCAATGCGAAGGATGTACGGATGTGCGCATACCGCTTCGAAATGCAAGAGGAATGAATGTAAATGGAAAGTTCTATGAAATTATTTTTCAAACCACCTTATCCCCCGGCACATACCTGCTGACTGTCCAGTGCCGCGATTATACCGGCCATTCGGCGGCGCCTTACCAGATTCGCTTTCAGGTACCGGCACGAAACGGGCAGCTTAGCGTATCCGTCTCTCCCAATCCCTCGGGACAATGGTTTAGGTTCATCATTCAAAACGACGGGCCGGGCGGCGCCGGACTCGACCTGGTGGTCACGAACACGGCGGGAACGACGGTTTTCAGGAAACTGTTACATTGTCATACCGGCCGGAACGAGTGGTTCTGGCATCCCGGAACACTTCCGGCCGGACTTTACCACTACACCATCGGCACTGTGGAAGGTGCGGGCAACCCGGCATTCCCGTTCAGCTGCGCGCGCGGACATTTGCAATACAGCCCTTGA
- a CDS encoding DUF4290 domain-containing protein, whose protein sequence is MSIIKKDIPLKEYGSNVQKLADHIVKIEDKAKRTLYAHILVELMRQIHPNMRDNQDYTNKLWDDLYIISGFQLDVDSPFPPPSKEALGKKPLRVDYNQQNLTFRHYGRNIELLLEKASQTENPEDRLAFVSYIFRLMRSFFNAWNKDNPEDNVLLSQLEQLSKGRLKEEIDYIRKSGPIEAAPKDRNNNQERNRVNQMGGNFKAQQSHNSDRQSGNNQGNQNRNRNKFSNRSGNNRNNNRKKPGM, encoded by the coding sequence TTGTCCATTATAAAAAAAGATATCCCATTGAAAGAATACGGTAGTAACGTACAAAAACTTGCCGACCACATCGTCAAGATCGAGGATAAGGCCAAGCGCACACTCTACGCGCACATCCTGGTCGAGCTTATGCGCCAGATACACCCCAACATGCGGGATAACCAGGATTATACCAACAAACTGTGGGACGACCTGTACATTATTTCCGGTTTCCAGTTGGACGTCGATAGTCCTTTCCCGCCTCCGTCCAAAGAGGCGCTCGGCAAAAAGCCGCTCCGGGTTGATTATAACCAGCAAAACCTGACGTTCCGCCATTACGGCCGCAATATCGAATTGCTGCTGGAAAAGGCATCGCAGACCGAGAATCCCGAAGACCGCCTCGCATTCGTTTCCTACATATTTCGCCTGATGCGTTCGTTTTTCAATGCATGGAACAAGGATAACCCCGAAGACAACGTTCTACTCAGCCAGCTCGAACAGCTCAGCAAGGGCCGTTTGAAAGAGGAGATCGACTACATCCGCAAGTCGGGGCCTATTGAAGCTGCACCGAAAGACCGCAACAACAACCAGGAACGCAACCGTGTGAACCAGATGGGCGGCAACTTCAAAGCCCAGCAAAGCCACAATTCCGACAGACAAAGCGGCAATAACCAGGGCAATCAAAACCGCAACCGGAACAAATTCTCTAACCGGAGCGGCAACAACCGAAATAACAACCGCAAAAAACCTGGAATGTAA
- the murA gene encoding UDP-N-acetylglucosamine 1-carboxyvinyltransferase — protein MASFKITGDRRLKGEIVPQGAKNEALQIICAVLLTKEPVTIHNIPNIRDVNQLINLLGDLGVRRTRLSETSIRFEADDINLDYLESDSFRQKAAALRGSVMLLGPMLARFRKGRIPRPGGDKIGRRRLDTHFLGFEKLGAEFSYDEEDGGFYRVDAANLKGTYMLLDEASVTGTANVLMAAVMAEGTTTIYNAACEPYLQQLCKMLNRMGAKISGIASNLLVVEGVSELGGTEHTMLPDMIEIGSFIGLAAMTQSEITIKDCHIPELGIIPDVFKRLGIQMEFRGDDIFIPAQERYRIENYLDGSTLSVADAPWPGFTPDLLSIVLVTATQAQGTVLIHQKMFESRLFFVDKLIEMGAQIILCDPHRATVIGHNRETQLRGIRMTSPDIRAGVALLIAAMSAKGVSIIDNIEQIDRGYQNIDTRLNAIGAEIVRL, from the coding sequence ATGGCATCATTCAAAATTACCGGGGATCGTCGTCTCAAGGGTGAAATCGTGCCGCAAGGCGCCAAAAACGAAGCGTTGCAGATCATCTGCGCCGTGCTGTTGACCAAAGAGCCGGTAACGATCCATAACATCCCCAATATCCGCGACGTAAACCAGCTGATTAACCTCCTGGGCGACCTCGGCGTACGCCGCACCCGCCTGAGCGAGACCTCCATCCGTTTCGAAGCCGACGATATCAACCTTGACTACCTGGAATCGGATTCGTTCCGTCAGAAAGCCGCCGCATTGCGTGGGTCGGTGATGCTGCTGGGGCCTATGCTGGCGCGTTTCCGCAAAGGACGCATTCCCCGCCCCGGTGGCGACAAAATAGGCCGCAGAAGACTCGATACGCACTTTTTGGGCTTCGAGAAACTGGGTGCGGAGTTCAGCTATGATGAAGAAGATGGGGGTTTTTACCGTGTCGACGCGGCCAATCTGAAAGGCACTTACATGCTTCTGGACGAGGCATCGGTAACCGGTACGGCCAACGTATTGATGGCAGCGGTAATGGCCGAAGGCACTACCACTATTTATAATGCGGCTTGCGAGCCTTATTTGCAGCAGCTTTGTAAAATGCTGAACCGCATGGGCGCCAAAATATCCGGCATCGCATCGAACCTGCTCGTTGTGGAAGGAGTAAGCGAACTCGGCGGGACCGAGCATACCATGCTGCCAGACATGATCGAGATCGGTAGCTTTATCGGTCTAGCCGCGATGACGCAATCGGAGATCACCATTAAAGACTGCCACATCCCCGAGCTGGGCATTATTCCCGATGTTTTCAAAAGATTGGGTATCCAAATGGAGTTCCGCGGCGATGATATTTTCATTCCCGCGCAAGAGCGCTACCGCATCGAAAACTACCTCGACGGCTCCACTTTGTCAGTAGCCGACGCCCCATGGCCCGGTTTCACGCCCGACTTGCTGAGTATCGTGCTCGTGACGGCTACGCAAGCGCAGGGAACGGTGCTCATCCATCAGAAAATGTTCGAAAGCCGCCTGTTCTTTGTAGACAAACTGATCGAGATGGGCGCGCAGATTATCCTTTGCGATCCGCACCGCGCAACGGTAATCGGCCATAACCGCGAGACGCAACTCCGCGGTATCCGTATGACATCACCCGACATTCGTGCGGGGGTAGCATTGCTCATCGCAGCGATGTCGGCCAAAGGCGTGAGCATTATCGACAATATCGAGCAAATCGACCGCGGTTACCAGAATATCGACACTCGTCTCAACGCAATCGGCGCGGAAATTGTAAGATTGTAA
- a CDS encoding DUF1080 domain-containing protein, whose amino-acid sequence MKLQLTILFSLIYLTAFAQKNADKQEWKQLFNGKNLDGWDIKIRGYKLNDNYNNTFRVEDGKMVVRYDQYDDFAQKYGHIFYKGDFSYYRIAVEYRFVGEQAPKGEGWAWRNSGIMVHGQPAATMGKDQDFPASIEVQLLGGNGKTRTTCNLCTPGTNVVMDGKLITQHCVNSKSKTYDGDQWVRAEVLVLGDSLIRHFANGEMVLEYNKPQLGGGNVSGDTDPNIKIAGKLLDHGSISLQSESHPVEFRKVEILDLKGCMDPKATNYKSYYVKADNSKCSYGKKK is encoded by the coding sequence ATGAAATTACAACTCACGATCCTGTTCAGCCTGATTTATTTGACTGCCTTTGCACAAAAGAATGCCGACAAACAAGAATGGAAGCAGCTCTTCAACGGAAAGAATCTGGACGGCTGGGATATCAAAATCCGTGGCTACAAACTGAACGACAACTACAACAACACCTTTCGGGTAGAAGATGGGAAAATGGTGGTGCGGTACGATCAATACGACGATTTTGCACAAAAATACGGCCATATTTTCTATAAAGGCGATTTCTCCTACTACCGCATTGCCGTCGAATACCGTTTCGTGGGAGAGCAGGCGCCCAAGGGCGAGGGCTGGGCGTGGCGTAACAGCGGCATTATGGTGCACGGACAGCCGGCTGCCACGATGGGCAAGGACCAGGATTTTCCTGCGTCGATCGAGGTTCAGTTGCTGGGCGGGAACGGAAAAACGCGCACTACCTGCAACCTCTGTACGCCCGGTACGAATGTGGTGATGGATGGTAAGCTGATCACACAGCATTGCGTAAATTCAAAATCGAAAACTTACGATGGCGATCAATGGGTACGCGCCGAAGTGCTCGTGCTGGGCGATTCACTGATCCGGCATTTTGCCAATGGAGAAATGGTGCTCGAATACAATAAGCCGCAGCTAGGGGGCGGCAACGTCAGTGGCGACACCGATCCCAACATTAAAATTGCCGGCAAGCTCCTCGATCACGGTTCGATTTCGCTGCAAAGCGAAAGCCATCCCGTCGAATTCAGGAAGGTTGAAATATTGGACCTGAAAGGCTGTATGGATCCGAAAGCGACCAATTACAAGTCGTACTATGTGAAGGCGGATAATAGTAAGTGTAGCTACGGGAAGAAGAAGTAA
- a CDS encoding deoxyribodipyrimidine photo-lyase: MTLFWFRRDLRLHDNTGLYYGRSGPICA; this comes from the coding sequence ATCACCCTTTTCTGGTTTCGCCGCGACCTCCGGCTGCACGACAATACCGGGCTTTATTACGGGAGAAGCGGGCCGATCTGTGCGTAG